Proteins found in one uncultured Desulfuromonas sp. genomic segment:
- a CDS encoding DUF2835 domain-containing protein, with protein MTRTTFSLNISVDNYLRYYQGSATWIRIQADNGQMLKLPASNFRKFLTHSGIHGRFMIEFDDQLKLVGLTKL; from the coding sequence ATGACACGAACCACCTTTTCTCTTAACATTTCTGTTGACAATTATTTGCGTTACTATCAGGGCTCAGCAACCTGGATTCGCATTCAGGCCGACAACGGTCAGATGCTCAAACTTCCCGCCAGCAACTTTCGTAAATTTCTCACCCACTCGGGAATCCACGGCCGGTTTATGATCGAATTTGATGATCAGCTTAAGCTGGTCGGCCTGACAAAGCTCTGA
- a CDS encoding cytochrome c3 family protein, whose product MTAGPRTSFIVLLLTLLTSFPAVAGDYLNSAHGNTSYGVNRLGSPYVAGNCAHCHEQHASIDGNEPSPVTDGTPTKHALFTTAYTSATDNFCVECHDGTTRVANTAIINHSYSYRAGGLTTDFASSIKDIFDLDSLDIASTHNLDDIKTLLSSAAIGIPWGYSSTSHPCEGCHNPHAVQGDPANSDTGRKTAGNRGYPLSRPSQHRPLSGWGVWGDDSTERMSTYAAAGRYQAPYYDGSTSNHEPENTTTDDGSNLTDINTFCTDCHNATNAIYSTTLGRPLYKFNWSIEMHGKGSALDLPAKTECQPPFIDSNQGSYILACTDCHEAHGSPNIFLIRPRVNNNAVSLPVGTTYWGELCGSCHAATSDLRAFHHQANDGYACTDCHESGKGPQVNNCTGCHFHGSYNSTYRLF is encoded by the coding sequence ATGACTGCAGGTCCACGTACATCGTTCATTGTTCTACTGCTGACGCTGCTTACCAGCTTCCCGGCGGTGGCCGGAGATTATCTTAATTCAGCACATGGCAACACGAGCTATGGTGTTAATCGCCTTGGCAGCCCTTACGTAGCAGGCAACTGTGCCCACTGTCATGAACAACACGCATCCATTGACGGTAACGAACCCTCTCCGGTCACGGATGGCACGCCGACCAAACATGCCCTGTTCACAACGGCCTACACCTCGGCAACTGACAATTTCTGCGTCGAATGTCACGATGGAACAACCCGTGTTGCCAACACAGCAATCATCAATCACAGTTACAGCTACCGTGCCGGGGGCCTGACGACTGATTTCGCCAGTTCCATCAAAGATATTTTTGATCTTGATTCCCTGGATATCGCGTCAACCCACAATCTTGACGATATCAAAACCCTGCTGTCTTCTGCGGCCATTGGCATCCCATGGGGATACAGCAGCACATCCCACCCGTGTGAAGGCTGCCATAACCCCCATGCGGTTCAGGGCGACCCGGCCAACTCGGATACCGGTCGAAAAACCGCCGGAAATCGCGGTTATCCGCTATCGCGTCCCAGCCAGCACCGTCCGTTGTCCGGATGGGGTGTCTGGGGAGACGACAGCACGGAAAGGATGTCAACCTATGCCGCAGCCGGGCGATACCAGGCCCCCTACTACGACGGTTCAACATCCAACCATGAGCCGGAAAACACCACCACGGACGACGGTTCCAACCTGACCGACATCAATACATTCTGTACCGATTGCCACAATGCGACGAACGCTATCTACAGCACGACCCTCGGCCGTCCACTGTATAAATTTAACTGGTCCATTGAGATGCACGGCAAAGGCAGTGCGCTTGATCTGCCGGCAAAAACCGAATGCCAACCACCATTCATCGACAGTAACCAGGGCAGTTACATTCTGGCCTGTACCGATTGCCACGAAGCGCACGGATCACCGAACATCTTTTTAATTCGTCCTCGTGTCAACAACAATGCTGTCTCTCTGCCTGTCGGCACCACCTATTGGGGGGAGCTGTGCGGCAGTTGCCATGCAGCGACCTCAGACCTTCGAGCCTTCCATCACCAGGCGAATGACGGCTATGCCTGTACGGATTGCCATGAAAGCGGGAAAGGTCCACAGGTTAACAACTGTACCGGCTGCCACTTTCACGGCAGCTATAACAGCACCTACCGTCTGTTCTGA